A DNA window from Mastomys coucha isolate ucsf_1 unplaced genomic scaffold, UCSF_Mcou_1 pScaffold21, whole genome shotgun sequence contains the following coding sequences:
- the LOC116100706 gene encoding olfactory receptor 52M1-like — MEAANKSELSPSTFWLMGIPGLEHLHVWIGIPFCSMYMVALMGNVTILAVVRAERSLHEPMFLFLCMLSVTDLVLSTSTLPRMLCLFWMEAHDITFDACLAQMFFIHSFTAMESGFFLAMAIDRYVAICDPLRHTTILTNSRIAKMGAVVVLRGVGFFSPHPILLKQLPYCRTRIIAHTYCEFMAVVKLACVDTGATKRYSLSVASVIGSCDGFFIALSYVLILRAVFRLPSREASLKALGTCGSHVCVILVFYSTAVFTFLTHRFGHNVAPQIHIFIANMYLLVPPFLNPIVYGIRTKKIREYVLSFLRIKVS, encoded by the coding sequence ATGGAGGCAGCTAATAAGTCGGAACTCTCCCCAAGCACCTTCTGGCTGATGGGCATCCCAGGCCTAGAGCACCTCCATGTCTGGATTGGGATTCCCTTCTGTTCCATGTACATGGTGGCCCTGATGGGGAATGTGACTATCCTGGCCGTGGTGAGAGCTGAACGCAGCCTCCATGAGCCCATGTTCCTCTTCCTGTGCATGCTGTCTGTCACTGACCTGGTCCTCTCTACCTCTACATTGCCACGCATGCTCTGTCTCTTCTGGATGGAAGCCCATGATATCACCTTCGATGCATGCCTTGCTCAAATGTTCTTCATCCACAGCTTCACTGCCATGGAATCTGGCTTCTTCTTGGCCATGGCCATTGACCGATATGTGGCCATCTGTGACCCACTGCGTCACACTACCATTCTCACCAACAGTCGCATTGCCAAGATGGGAGCAGTTGTGGTGCTGCGGGGTGTAGGCTTTTTCTCCCCACACCCCATCCTGCTCAAGCAGCTGCCCTACTGCAGAACTCGAATCATTGCACACAcctactgtgagttcatggctGTGGTGAAGCTAGCATGTGTGGACACAGGAGCCACCAAGCGTTACAGCCTCAGTGTGGCTTCTGTCATTGGTTCTTGTGATGGCTTCTTCATCGCCCTCTCTTACGTTCTTATCCTCCGTGCAGTTTTTCGTCTTCCATCTCGAGAAGCAAGTCTTAAAGCCTTAGGCACCTGTGGCTCCCATGTCTGCGTAATCCTTGTTTTCTATTCTACAGCTGTCTTTACATTCCTGACCCATCGTTTTGGACACAATGTGGCCCCCCAAATTCATATCTTCATAGCCAATATGTACCTTCTGGTACCACCCTTTCTAAACCCCATTGTTTATGGTATTAGGACAAAGAAAATTAGAGAGTATGTTCTTAGTTTTCTTAGAATAAAAGTTTCCTGA